The following DNA comes from Solanum stenotomum isolate F172 chromosome 11, ASM1918654v1, whole genome shotgun sequence.
GCAATTAAAATCTGTGACATTGCAAAAGTATATTTCTGCACAGAATGGTGGAGGAATGAATGTGTCTGTGGATAGAGATAATCCATTAGAATGGGAAACATTTAAGGTGAAATGCATTGTCAAATTGCTTTGTTGCTATCTTTTAGTCTCTCTAATTGGGTGATTGCATCATTTATTGTTAATAGATGCTTTATTTTAAGCCGAGGGTCTATTGACAATAGCCTCTCTATCTCTACAAGATaagggtaaggtctgcatagACTCTACCCTCTCTTAActgcacttgtgggattacactgtaTATGTTGttgtatactattttttttatgtcctAAATATGTGGTTacctaaaattttaaattctttaattcATAATCAATCAAATCTCTCCAAGTAGGATTCGAACCTACGTCCATTGGTTTATAACCGACCGTTCTATCTACTGAGCTAATGTGGAACAACAGGAGATTCTATCTTATAGAGTTCAATTCCCGCCCTCAAACCTATACGAGTTCCTTTGTAAATCCCAGAATTTCTTCATTTTGGCTCCCTTGTGTTAGCTCTGTGGTTCATATATTTGACCTCCTATATGAATTTGATCCTCTTCCAGTTAGATTCCCAATTAGTTTCGATATTGTAATGGAAGGAATGTATTTGCAAGAAGCGAAATTGGGATTtgtcaacaacaataacaacacagccagtgtaatctcacaagtggagTCTCGGGATAGTCCTTTGTGGCTCAGGCAGTGACTAGACCAACACATTGTTGCTTCAAGTGAACCTCGCGTAGAAGTTCACTAAAAATCAATTATGGAACTTCATACTTTAAAGTCCATATGATGAAAAGAGATTCTTTTTAGTAGAGTTTAAGCTAGAAATTGTTGATTCTGAGAATAGTACCTGATTAATTTGCTTATTTTTAACAGTTGTGGAGGATTTCTGAGTCAGTATTTCAGTTTCGAACTTCTGAAGGGCAATTTCTAACATGCAGTGGTGATGGAGATAGTGTGACGGCAACAACAAAGTCTCCCTCGGATTCAGAAACATTCTATCTCGAAAGGAACTTCAATAATAGAGTTCACATCAAACTGAAAAGTGGAACTTATATACAGGTAATTTCACATTTCTTTAACTTTTGCATTTGGCAGAAGCACTTCTTGTAACTACAGAATTCATTTGATAACAcatcttaatttttctttatttctcggTCAGTCTTTATTGTGGAATACATCAAGCATATTTGATATAAGAAAATTCTATGCCTTTTGCGTGGTTTATATAATATGTACATGAGTGAAGGGTCAAAAACATACCAAAGTTATCTCGGTTTTTCGAGTTTCTTACCTGAATTATTAGGTGTGCGAATTTCATACCTGACTTATTACCAACATTTATCAAAACACACCTCAACTATCAATTGTTCCGAAAACACACCTGAATGATGGTTATATTTCAGGTAGGAAAAGGGAACAATGGATAGTTGAggtgtgttttgataaatagttggtGATTGTTCAGGTAGACAACTCGCACACATGATTGTTGTTAGAGGTGTAGTCCTTTGGATGGTCAAAATAATGTGATTTCAgtgttttgattttatttttctttaagcttaatatgtatttttgtgCACCAGCTTTAGTGTGTTGTCATGCTGACATTCATGTCTATCAAGAGTTCTACTAGAATTGCTGTAATTGTGTTCTTTCTCATTCATTTAGGCTTCAAATGACAATGTTCTCACAGCAGACTTTCCGGGGACACCAGGTTGGGATGATAATCCAGCCACATTTGAGATGACGTTTGTGGCAAAGTTGCAAGGGGATTACCAGCTTGCTAATGGATATGGGCATAACAAGGCAAAAGACGTTCTTAAGGTAAACTGATCACGTTCACTGCTTTTAGTTCACTTATTTATCGGATGCAAGTGAGACGcaagttcattgtatttctctCCGTTTTTGTATGTTGCAGAAGCATAGGAATAGTTTCATCACTGTAGATGATTTCGATTTCTTGTACAGACACGGAATAAATACTGTTAGGATTCCTGTTGGCTGGTGGATAGTTTCCGATTCTAATCCTCCAGCTCCTTTTATTGGTGGAAGCTTAGAAGCTCTTGATAATGCATTCTCGTGGGCGCAGTAGGTCTTGATTTCTGCTATTTCATTATACTCTTCTACAATTCCTTCCCTTCTTTCAGCCATTTGATCTCTTTCTATTCGCAGAGCTTATAACATTAAGTGCATAATCGACCTTCACGCTGCCCCAGGTTCCCAAAATGGGATGGAACATAGTGCCAGTAGAGATGGCACAGTTAACTGGCAGACATCTCCAGAACACATCGCGCAAACATTGGATGCTATAGAGTTCTTAGCTTCCAGGTAGATTTTAACGAATTCTTCACGAATCTATCAACCGTGCTTTGCCATGAGCATTAGTCATTGCCAAGATTTTGCATATTTGCTTGAATTTTCCCGCATCTTGTCCACCACTGAAGCTACTCCCACCTTGCCTCATATCTTCAAAGTAATCTTGTCTCTTGTAGTGTGCTCACACACCCTTTctctttcaatattttcttacaaTGTATCTGCGTTTGAAGGTTAACATCTCCATATTATAACTCATGAACATTCATAGGTATGCTGTGCATCCTGCCTTGCTGGGAATCGAGCTTCTTAACGAGCCATCTGCTGCAGATGTCTCACTGGATATTCTGGTGCCTTTTTATAAACAGGGATACCAAATTGTTCGAAAATATTCTTCAACAGCTTACGTGATATTTTGCCAAAGAATCGGAAATGCAGATCCATTTGAACTTTATCAAGCTAACATAGGCTCATCAAACACAGTAGTTGATCTGCACTACTACAATCTTTTCGACAGATACTTTGATAAACTGACCTCGTCGGAGAACATTCAATTTCTATACAAAAACAGACAATCTCAAATACAGGCTTTGAATAGCGCCAACGGACCATTGGTGTTTGTTGGTAATATATCCTTTCTTTCCTTTCGCAACGCCTTTGGTTTTGTGAACTAGGACCAATTTTCCAATGCCACATTTCGGAATTGTGATATCTTGACATGAATTTAACCGATTTCAGGTGAGTGGGTGAACGAATGGAACGTGACTAATGGCTCGTTAGCAGATTACCAGGATTTTGGAAGAGTTCAGTTAGATGTATACAATGCAGCCTCTTTTGGATGGTCTTACTGGACCCTAAAGTGCGAAAAAAAGCACTGGGATTTCGAGTGGAGCATTCAGAACAATTATCTTCAACTGCAACCAGGTATAAAACTAACCTTACTTGCCTCAATGCCGGCTCAGCCTAATCGAAAACATCTACTTCTCAATGTGTAAGCTAAGCATAGAGGCAGAGCTAGGATTTTGCGTTTATAAGTTCTAGAGATGCTAGAAAACACGACTTATTGAATTCtggataaattatttataagccTTAAAATGGATTTTCAAACACAAATACAGGATTTTGACCAAAGCTCCGCCCCTGTATAAGCATGTACAACTAGGATTACAAGAGGCGTTTGTGGGTTATTAAGAAGATTAGTGCCTTTTATCTTTGTAATTTCTCCGTTTTTACTTGTTCGAGAAGGTATGTATGCAGGTACTTCACCAAGGAAGATGATATCTAGAGTGGGATTGTTGCTTGGATTGGCATGCATTTGGAGCTTTATGCATTAGAAGAACCAAAGAAGTCTTTTGAATCCAGTGGTATGAATGATGGAATTGAGAAACAACTATTTTTCGCGGGATATAGTCTACCTTCAGCTCCAACTATTTTTGCAAATATGGAGGTGagcgcacacacacacacaacgCGATAGGATATTGTAAAACTCGATAAGAATGTTCATTGATTCGCCAAATATTTATGAGAAAAGATATCGTAAATTCTTTCAACGTACAGAGCACTATACACTAGATATGTTGTATTCATTTGCCAAAATTATGAGAAATATATTGTTCACCTTTTAAGCTTTCATGTGTTACATGCACCTAGATGACTTGACATTATATATAAAAGCTACAAGCCTACAACAATTTCTTGAAGGACAGCGATCAATTAAAGTGTGTGCAAGTTAGTCCTGTACGTTAtacaagtttttaaaaaatgttgacAAGTATATATTTGCATTGGGCTCTACTCAACAATCTTGTCTTTGTTCGTCCCATAGAATTTGATTAAGATATAAGAGCACAACACATAACATGTCAACTAAATGCATTCAAACGCAAGAGAACATACATCACGAGTTTAAATCTAGCATGTGGAGAATTAAAAGCCTGTTATTTTTAAGTGAAAAAGGATAGAGAGGTGAATTCATTATCCACTCAGTTTATTGTGCACTTAATTATAGatatataacataaaataacttttctcgagtaattcttctcattttttcaagataatttatggaaaaaaaaaaggtaccatgttaaatatataaaacaaaatatattctaaatatTTAACCAATAGAACTATAATACAATATCTTGATCTTTTCCACTAACTTTTCCTTCTTTAATTTGTAGCCTCAATTTTATTCTCCCAAttatatactaatattattttatgcacCTAAATAAATAGAGAAAAGATCGTACGTGTTATGTCTATTAAccaattaatatatatactattagAAGATTTAATTAAAGGAAGGGAAAAAAGCAAAttaaacaatgaagaaaagagGAAATTATTGACCAAAATGATTGAATATATATGAGCATATGCATCCCTCTTCCTATATGACAAATCTAActttttactctcttttttttttgctttttatttttattttaacgaCAAAAGGAATCAAAACagctcataaaaataaaaatacaaaaaacaaaTCAGAGAAGCACTATCCCAACATTATATCACATCCTTTCACTCTCTTTTTTTCGTGAAAAAatcgtaaaaatatttatactatcAGATCACTCAAAATACATAAAATCCTAATTATTCATAACAAGTGAAATTAGTAATTCAGATAATGTAAAAATTCTTTACATTATCTGTCAGACTATCACAAAACCAAGCCCAAAGTGAACGACCTCATGAAATTGTTCCTTGTGCTATGCTATCATTGAGTCCAAAAGTGTATATGGTGTATACCATGTGAACttgtattataattttaaaaaatcttcaatttgcTCTTCCTTTCTGATGTGAGATTCGTCTAAGATGTCACGTGTACCCCTTATTCAATAGCTTATCAACCTAAAAATCTGTCGTTTTTCTCTTTGACGACTCGCCGTCCATCACTACACAAAAGAgatatttagtggcaataaattttcctttatatttattattaccATTAGTGTGTCATAAGTGACACATTATCCTTGCATATGAGATGTATTAATTCTCCAAGATtagttaaattaattgtttCAAATATTCAGCCATCCAAGCATTGATCTTTATTCTTCATTTTGTTCTCATAACATGTCTATATTCTTTTTTGTTCATCATATATGATTTCTACTATTGGAACTACATAAGTTAATTAGCTATcactaattaatatatttatgatcTGTAGATATGAAATGGATCTTAGGATAATTTGGTAGTTGGTCATATTTTTGCCATGTCAAATATGTACTAATTAATCGCAGCATAATCAGATTTTATTCTCTTATGATAATCACAAATTAATAAGATGTCGGCTATATAAAATATCAGAAAATTTCACACTATTAAATTTTACACGGTGGAGGGTTTATTCAGTGCGCACAAAGTGCTCACCACAGAGTGTTCACCCGAAGAACAGAGGTTGTGACAGATGATGTAGCGATTGCAGGTTATCGTATGAATCCAAAATTAAGTTCAGCGCGTTATAATAgagtattaattatttgttgttATAGGTCAAGTTAACTCGATAGTCCAAATTTTTTACGTACACTACTTATATTTACGAGTTCAAAACGTTAGTCCATATCTTATGTTTGTTAAAAATTCacataatatgtataaataatttatccaaaatgaaataatttttttttttaagaaaataatttaaaacatataaaattcaaaattttgattttacgTTTACCAGTCTTTTCTAATTTCCAAAATTTATCGCGACAACTTTGCCAAAAAAAACAACTAGCAAGCTTTACACTGCGTGCATGAACTTTCACTATTCCAATAAGAATTCAACATTTGTTTTTTTGCTTTTGGATTTAACTTGTTGTATACATTAATAACACGATGTAAAAGAATTTTATTCAATCAATAtaatttaacttgttatattTATGAACAGTTATATTACTTGAGTAAATCTTGAAGTCCTAACTATTCAAATGGACAATAATTCCCAccaaattttgaataaattatgaCATCTATTTTGtgtaacaattaaaaaaaattaatcaagatattaatgaaataaaatggaaaatatataaactaaaaTGGTCCTccattaattacatttgtacAAATATTTATCTTTGGTAATTGCAACATACACACCCCATGACAAATTAAATATCCCTATAGgggatataaaaaaaaaaaaccatgcCAAAAAACACAGCTCGAAAAACACATGGGGTGTTGCATGGCAACACCAAAGTACAAAACTCATAATCtaggaggaaaaaaaaattagcaaaaaatTGCACGTTGCTCAAGCTGATTCACACATCACGATCAACTCAGCTAGAACGAGAGCGGAGAAAGAAAATGCTCAATTGTTGTTGCCCCATACTTCCTTCAGGATCGATTAAATGAAATGACTCTGAGTCTGAAGATCCATGAACCCTTTCGAATTTTCCTCTTAGATACATTATATCATCATCGCGATTAATTTCTTTACCATGAACAGTGCCAGCACCAACAACTACACTTTccatttgattcaacacttgTAAATCGGATTTTGTAGGTTTTTTCTTAACTGCGAACCCTACTTTTTTCCCATTACAATACATCGTCCATACAG
Coding sequences within:
- the LOC125845194 gene encoding probable glucan 1,3-beta-glucosidase A isoform X2, with amino-acid sequence MELLFSKWVSAFLLCCWLIFSVGHSVEGLHGNARVRAVNLGGWLVVEGWIKPSLFDDIPNGDMLDGTQVQLKSVTLQKYISAQNGGGMNVSVDRDNPLEWETFKLWRISESVFQFRTSEGQFLTCSGDGDSVTATTKSPSDSETFYLERNFNNRVHIKLKSGTYIQASNDNVLTADFPGTPGWDDNPATFEMTFVAKLQGDYQLANGYGHNKAKDVLKKHRNSFITVDDFDFLYRHGINTVRIPVGWWIVSDSNPPAPFIGGSLEALDNAFSWAQAYNIKCIIDLHAAPGSQNGMEHSASRDGTVNWQTSPEHIAQTLDAIEFLASRYAVHPALLGIELLNEPSAADVSLDILVPFYKQGYQIVRKYSSTAYVIFCQRIGNADPFELYQANIGSSNTVVDLHYYNLFDRYFDKLTSSENIQFLYKNRQSQIQALNSANGPLVFVGEWVNEWNVTNGSLADYQDFGRVQLDVYNAASFGWSYWTLKCEKKHWDFEWSIQNNYLQLQPGTSPRKMISRVGLLLGLACIWSFMH
- the LOC125845194 gene encoding probable glucan 1,3-beta-glucosidase A isoform X1, with the translated sequence MELLFSKWVSAFLLCCWLIFSVGHSVEGLHGNARVRAVNLGGWLVVEGWIKPSLFDDIPNGDMLDGTQVQLKSVTLQKYISAQNGGGMNVSVDRDNPLEWETFKLWRISESVFQFRTSEGQFLTCSGDGDSVTATTKSPSDSETFYLERNFNNRVHIKLKSGTYIQASNDNVLTADFPGTPGWDDNPATFEMTFVAKLQGDYQLANGYGHNKAKDVLKKHRNSFITVDDFDFLYRHGINTVRIPVGWWIVSDSNPPAPFIGGSLEALDNAFSWAQAYNIKCIIDLHAAPGSQNGMEHSASRDGTVNWQTSPEHIAQTLDAIEFLASRYAVHPALLGIELLNEPSAADVSLDILVPFYKQGYQIVRKYSSTAYVIFCQRIGNADPFELYQANIGSSNTVVDLHYYNLFDRYFDKLTSSENIQFLYKNRQSQIQALNSANGPLVFVGEWVNEWNVTNGSLADYQDFGRVQLDVYNAASFGWSYWTLKCEKKHWDFEWSIQNNYLQLQPGMYAGTSPRKMISRVGLLLGLACIWSFMH